From Terriglobales bacterium, one genomic window encodes:
- a CDS encoding RHS repeat-associated core domain-containing protein: protein MRNEGWITTAHMTCNGSSSIREYCRSVAVFLCVACCFLIGTGTVVISAQDDYLRDIGIPRFSLQLPVEQGYINAGNGDLHLEIPLGTFPQRGGHPVTVAIMYDSAIWAPINNTTWTPNSIRGSDILRGGWRVVTSGDPGTVDYDTVDRYVCNIDLAPGVQDFKNWTWTSTQGTTHRFAIVTSRGYKNACGDYTAQSHLVGNAMARDASGYFMSVSNAQAAIVYSPDGTKIDTDSLATQSPKDTNGNYFTTNLYASDRIATDSLGRTLVTVAQSGNTLTYSVLNEQNGTTPYVVTTKTINYSSNFRSAGSTLADLASSMVVVQSIQLPDGTRYSFSYDEGTTAGHYGQLTSMTLPTGSQITYTYANFSDASYSPFHHVTRGISTRTTPGGTWRYTPQVITFCTSTSGLCRQKLTIVKPSGDNTVYTFDIAGGVWPVQADYYSGAISPGNLLATIIQTFDYSQPGGANVTKQRATITLPTLGGGTVSQTTNYSWDTTSFSNLTLMKEWNFYSGSLPATADRTTTIAYLSDSNPNYLNSHILDRPTTVTVTDKNGAIVSQTLSCYDYAGSCGGSSFVAVTGRSHHDDNYGPSLTVRGDLTQVKRLVSGASSYLTTTMTYDTIGQVITSTDSHLNQTAYSYADSFFNDIGDGAPPSPYAPPAPTNAYLTSVTHGGLTSNFGYYWGTGQRALSKDANAQPTYYHFYDSMNRPTSTKFPDGGWTYITYPNGSQTQTDTYLGITSTSFSGCTSCRHDQQLLDGLGRLSSKLLVSDPEGGTTVATSYDSNGRVSTVSNPYRSTSEGTYGWNAFLYDGLDRKTRITHTDGDTVRFSYGAAVGPGGGASSQLCSSTYGLGYPILRVDEVGNKSQTWTDGFGRIIEVDEPDATGVLSLATCYAYDLNNNLTGVAQGSQSRSFAFDKLSRLTSSSLPETGTTNLFYTAADGTTLCSGDPEDVCRRTDARGITTTYSYDALNRLISKTYSDATPPVTYYYDQTSYNGLTITNPLGRRTGMTDSSGATAWSYDSLGRVLSLRRKINGISNTANYQYNLDGSIADLTYFSGTHLAYTYSNAQRQLSAIDPYPINFAKAAHYSPWGALTDVAFGAYNTGFQGTILSNSYNNRLQPTLISAASPTLTVFSLSYSFNQGTVQSPLNNGNVVTIQNNRDGNRTQAFAYDPMGRIISAQTPNSTLWGNTYVIDRWGNLTNKNAISGKVAGENLQEVVNAKNQFTDRTYDAAGNMTNDGNGNTFSYDAENRLTSSSGGSSVAYLYNGDGNRVQKYISPSNGTLYWQGIEGETINESNLTASVWKRFVFFSGKRIARRDSDTAKVYYFFSDHLGSIGVVTDDLGQTILNESDYYPYGGERLISNTVPDQHYKFTGKERDSETGNDYFGARYYNSNMGRFLSADPVMIMRQKMLDPQQWNMYSYARNNPLGFKDENGKWPTSIHNQIIDHAFPGLSVAQRNELKRTSAWVDRVAGQTKAHNHEHAMKSPGENPAASNRAIDQNIQNHEQAAQRAQGGTPEHAAQINNAALGEFGQALHTVEDRTSSAHTDANGNPRDWNGIPGTLSGYEAVKQHEAEESTISPEQMNNSVQAARDAFGQTFGQKAEQEAQTPPPPPPPRKKEPPE from the coding sequence GTGAGAAACGAAGGTTGGATCACCACCGCTCACATGACCTGCAATGGCAGTTCCAGCATCCGTGAGTATTGCCGCAGCGTTGCTGTGTTCTTATGCGTTGCTTGTTGTTTTCTGATCGGAACTGGAACAGTGGTTATTTCGGCCCAGGATGACTATCTCCGGGATATCGGGATACCCAGGTTTAGCCTACAACTTCCGGTTGAACAGGGATACATCAACGCGGGAAATGGAGATCTCCATTTGGAAATCCCTCTTGGTACTTTTCCGCAACGAGGCGGCCATCCCGTAACAGTCGCTATTATGTATGACAGTGCGATTTGGGCTCCTATCAACAATACTACTTGGACTCCGAACAGCATCCGAGGCTCGGACATTCTTCGTGGAGGATGGCGGGTCGTCACCTCCGGGGATCCCGGAACTGTCGACTACGATACCGTTGACCGTTATGTTTGTAACATAGATCTTGCGCCAGGCGTGCAGGATTTCAAAAATTGGACCTGGACAAGCACCCAGGGTACAACGCATCGCTTTGCGATCGTCACGAGTCGTGGCTATAAGAATGCGTGCGGTGACTACACTGCTCAGAGCCATTTAGTCGGCAACGCTATGGCAAGAGATGCTTCTGGATACTTTATGTCTGTTAGCAACGCTCAGGCAGCGATTGTGTACTCCCCAGACGGCACCAAAATCGACACCGACAGCTTGGCGACACAAAGCCCGAAAGATACGAACGGAAATTACTTCACAACGAATCTGTACGCTTCCGACAGGATAGCCACAGACTCTTTGGGAAGAACGCTAGTCACGGTCGCTCAAAGCGGCAACACCCTCACATATAGTGTCTTGAACGAACAAAATGGGACGACTCCCTATGTGGTTACCACGAAAACCATCAACTACTCGTCGAATTTCCGCTCAGCTGGATCAACTCTGGCCGACCTCGCGTCAAGCATGGTAGTGGTTCAGTCCATTCAGCTGCCGGATGGCACCAGATATTCATTTTCGTACGACGAGGGAACCACGGCTGGACATTACGGTCAGTTGACTTCGATGACGCTGCCCACCGGCAGCCAGATCACTTATACATATGCTAATTTCTCGGACGCATCGTATTCTCCGTTTCATCACGTAACCCGCGGAATCAGCACTCGCACTACTCCTGGTGGGACGTGGCGCTACACACCCCAGGTCATTACTTTCTGCACGTCAACAAGTGGCCTTTGCCGACAAAAGCTCACGATTGTTAAACCGAGCGGTGATAACACCGTTTACACCTTCGATATAGCGGGTGGGGTGTGGCCCGTTCAAGCGGATTATTACAGTGGGGCTATCTCTCCAGGCAACTTACTTGCAACGATTATCCAGACATTTGACTATTCTCAACCGGGAGGAGCGAATGTTACCAAACAGCGAGCGACAATTACTTTGCCTACACTAGGTGGAGGAACCGTCAGCCAGACGACGAATTATAGTTGGGATACCACGAGTTTTTCAAATTTGACACTGATGAAAGAGTGGAACTTCTATAGCGGAAGCCTGCCAGCAACCGCAGATCGAACTACAACTATCGCGTATCTTAGCGATTCCAATCCGAATTACCTTAACTCACATATCCTTGATCGTCCCACTACGGTGACGGTCACCGACAAGAATGGAGCTATCGTGTCGCAGACTCTCAGCTGCTACGATTACGCTGGATCCTGCGGCGGCTCGTCATTCGTTGCAGTCACGGGAAGATCGCATCACGACGACAATTATGGACCTAGCCTTACTGTGCGAGGAGATCTCACTCAGGTCAAACGCTTAGTCAGCGGCGCTTCAAGTTATCTGACTACAACAATGACATATGACACAATCGGGCAAGTCATAACTTCTACCGACTCACATCTTAATCAGACAGCATACAGCTACGCTGACAGTTTCTTCAACGATATTGGAGATGGAGCACCTCCAAGTCCGTACGCTCCGCCGGCGCCGACCAACGCATATCTGACGAGCGTTACTCATGGAGGGTTGACGTCGAATTTCGGATATTACTGGGGAACTGGTCAGCGCGCCTTGTCTAAAGACGCCAATGCCCAGCCGACGTATTATCATTTTTATGATTCCATGAATCGTCCGACCAGTACTAAGTTTCCAGACGGCGGTTGGACTTATATAACTTATCCCAACGGGTCACAGACTCAGACTGACACCTACTTGGGAATTACAAGCACGAGCTTTTCAGGATGTACGAGTTGCCGCCATGACCAGCAACTACTCGATGGCCTGGGGCGTTTGAGCAGCAAGCTGCTTGTCAGCGACCCTGAGGGTGGGACGACAGTCGCAACGTCATATGATTCCAATGGTCGAGTTTCCACAGTCAGCAATCCATACCGAAGCACTTCTGAGGGTACGTACGGCTGGAATGCATTTTTGTACGACGGCCTGGACAGAAAGACGCGAATTACCCACACCGACGGCGATACCGTCAGATTTTCTTATGGAGCCGCGGTCGGTCCTGGTGGCGGGGCGAGTTCGCAACTATGTTCCAGTACCTATGGCTTGGGATACCCTATTCTAAGGGTGGACGAGGTTGGAAATAAGAGCCAGACCTGGACAGACGGCTTTGGGAGAATCATAGAGGTCGATGAGCCCGATGCGACTGGTGTCCTCTCGCTTGCGACCTGCTACGCGTATGACCTCAATAACAATCTAACTGGGGTCGCTCAGGGAAGCCAAAGTCGTAGTTTCGCATTTGACAAGCTTTCGCGTCTAACATCATCTAGCTTGCCGGAAACTGGCACGACCAATCTTTTTTACACGGCTGCGGACGGGACCACCCTTTGCAGTGGCGATCCGGAAGATGTTTGTCGGCGTACAGACGCTAGAGGCATCACCACTACGTATTCGTATGATGCCTTGAACAGGCTGATATCCAAGACATACTCGGATGCGACTCCGCCCGTAACGTATTACTATGATCAAACTAGCTATAACGGTCTGACAATCACAAATCCTCTGGGTCGACGCACAGGAATGACTGACAGTAGTGGAGCCACTGCATGGAGCTATGATTCCTTGGGAAGAGTGCTGTCCCTTAGACGGAAAATCAACGGTATTTCCAATACTGCAAACTATCAATATAATTTGGATGGTTCAATAGCTGATCTAACCTACTTCAGCGGCACGCATCTTGCCTACACTTATAGTAACGCCCAGAGACAATTGTCCGCGATCGATCCGTATCCAATTAACTTTGCCAAAGCGGCTCATTATTCTCCCTGGGGAGCTCTGACAGACGTGGCTTTCGGAGCCTACAATACCGGTTTTCAGGGTACGATACTCTCGAACAGTTACAATAATCGACTGCAGCCGACACTGATATCCGCAGCAAGCCCGACACTGACCGTATTTAGCCTCAGCTATAGCTTTAACCAGGGAACGGTGCAATCACCCCTGAATAACGGCAATGTGGTTACTATTCAGAACAACCGGGATGGCAACCGAACGCAGGCGTTCGCGTATGATCCAATGGGCCGCATTATTTCGGCCCAGACGCCAAATTCTACTCTTTGGGGGAATACGTACGTAATTGACCGTTGGGGAAACCTTACCAACAAGAATGCAATTTCAGGTAAAGTAGCGGGAGAGAACCTTCAAGAGGTTGTAAATGCGAAGAATCAATTTACTGACAGAACGTATGATGCTGCAGGAAACATGACAAATGATGGAAATGGGAACACATTTAGCTACGATGCTGAGAATCGGCTAACAAGCAGTTCGGGTGGAAGCAGTGTGGCGTATCTGTATAACGGAGACGGCAACCGCGTACAAAAATACATCAGCCCGAGCAATGGTACCCTCTATTGGCAAGGAATTGAAGGCGAGACGATAAACGAGAGCAACCTAACAGCATCCGTATGGAAGCGTTTTGTCTTTTTTAGTGGCAAGCGCATAGCGCGCCGCGATTCAGATACAGCGAAGGTTTACTACTTCTTCTCAGACCATCTGGGTTCGATTGGCGTCGTGACGGACGACCTTGGTCAGACGATTCTGAACGAATCCGACTACTATCCCTATGGAGGAGAACGCCTGATCAGCAACACTGTTCCCGACCAACATTACAAATTTACCGGCAAAGAACGGGATTCAGAAACTGGCAACGATTATTTCGGAGCAAGATATTACAACTCGAATATGGGGCGGTTTCTTTCTGCCGATCCGGTGATGATCATGCGGCAGAAGATGCTCGATCCGCAGCAGTGGAATATGTACTCGTATGCGAGAAACAATCCGCTGGGTTTTAAAGATGAAAACGGAAAATGGCCGACGTCCATCCATAACCAGATCATCGACCATGCCTTTCCGGGTCTATCCGTAGCGCAGAGGAATGAGCTAAAGCGGACAAGCGCATGGGTGGATCGTGTGGCGGGTCAAACGAAGGCGCACAATCAC
- a CDS encoding response regulator, whose translation MATVFCFAEKRHRVSQLSGILRTAHHQVTSCYSIREAIKQLGHTQFDIVVTDYHNKRKYGLRVLRAAKEGRNVPVVVISRKLAEAFQAGDPYADLYLDEPVSPEELATLVEALATADKSLPISANLEITSLHSAVAAASAG comes from the coding sequence ATGGCGACGGTATTTTGTTTTGCCGAGAAACGACATCGGGTATCCCAACTTTCCGGCATTTTGCGGACAGCTCATCACCAGGTGACTTCCTGCTACTCCATACGTGAAGCCATCAAGCAGCTGGGTCACACCCAATTCGACATTGTCGTTACTGACTACCACAACAAACGCAAATATGGATTGCGAGTACTCCGAGCCGCGAAGGAGGGCCGCAATGTGCCGGTGGTGGTCATTTCGCGGAAATTGGCAGAGGCATTCCAGGCTGGCGATCCTTACGCCGACTTGTACTTGGACGAGCCGGTAAGCCCCGAAGAGCTAGCCACTCTGGTGGAAGCACTTGCTACGGCGGATAAGTCATTGCCGATTAGCGCAAATCTTGAAATCACATCACTCCACAGCGCTGTTGCAGCTGCCAGCGCAGGTTGA
- a CDS encoding TOBE domain-containing protein — MPKPKSRPPRGKNGELLKLREAALELRISFPTIKQWIYKRKIRSVKTAGGHHRIPQSEVDRFLFRTRATTQPERDRLVRSVSGRNQLVGRIHGVRISGLLAEVTLSIGDQQITSIITASSAREMNLKPGQTAAALIKATEVMILRV; from the coding sequence ATGCCTAAACCTAAGAGCCGACCCCCGAGAGGTAAGAACGGCGAGTTGCTAAAGCTGCGCGAGGCAGCTTTGGAACTTCGGATAAGCTTTCCCACGATCAAGCAGTGGATTTATAAGCGCAAAATTCGGAGTGTTAAGACGGCCGGGGGCCACCACCGCATTCCGCAAAGTGAGGTTGACCGCTTCCTGTTTCGGACCAGAGCGACAACGCAACCAGAACGAGACCGTCTTGTTCGGAGTGTGAGTGGAAGAAACCAGCTAGTAGGTCGAATCCACGGGGTCCGCATCAGCGGATTGCTGGCGGAGGTAACACTATCTATCGGCGATCAGCAAATCACCTCGATTATCACCGCAAGCTCGGCCCGCGAAATGAATCTGAAGCCTGGGCAGACCGCCGCAGCTCTCATCAAGGCGACCGAAGTCATGATTCTCCGGGTGTGA
- a CDS encoding carboxypeptidase-like regulatory domain-containing protein, producing MALLLLWLPTKIVVAQVGSADLTGVVSDSSGALLTAAKVTASDTQTGVSTETTSSFGGVYVFTNLRPSVYAVTAEAAGFQKLVRSGVTLTTGERTRLDLTMVVGSVKESVTVAGDAPLLQTESGSISQSIDHQKIVELPLNGRTFVQLATLSPGVTLPPGTLLPRINGGRPRTNEYLFDGISALQPEPGQVVFFPIIDSIQEFNVQTNAVPAEFGRFNGGVVNLSTRSGSNGFHGSIFDFFRNEALNARNYFAPVKQTKPEFRRNQYGAVLGGPIVKDRTFFFVDYQGVKQAIGTVRISTVPTVLERQGNFTEPYGTTTPVLFDPATTVKTSSGFTRSPFSPTNIISLTRIDPAALAVLNHYPLPTKLGTANNFSLVGNDQDHQNQFDTRVDHKFSDQDQTFGRYSYFHDVDQPVPFLPDGSGNITTGVIGLADTLGQQAVGNYLHTFGAKTLNDLRVGYTRRSFQRRGIQLDSSPSQRLDIPGIPSNGAFNNALPVFNIAGYQQIGSPSNTNSNFRTDVTQLADTVSHQMGSHAMKFGLDFRWERLDVIQPPNPTGVFQFSQLFTDKSGAKGTGDPLASFLLGQVQQFSIDLQGKAVRPRAHIQEYFVQDDWKATRRLTVNAGVRWTLNFPSTEVDNQGAIFNLRTQQLDYLGQNHNPRTARELHWHDFGPRIGLSYMLGEKTVVRSGYGLVWIEQTGITTPFTISQFPFLQTTSQRSLDNVNPAFVLSSGPSVAPIPLTPDAGLGQSVFTVNRDLGSGYAQQWNLGVQREVTRNISFEVAYVGSHITHVGIPDVNINQLTVDQLAAGSSLLKKVPNPFFGQIPRSSSLGDPKIAVAQLLKPFPEFLTVAPYRNNVGSTVYHAFEAKLEQRLSRGLSYLVSYTHSKLIDTASSVFDASILTGPIANFPVADSFNLRRERDSSTGDIPNVFVASSTWEIPVGHGHDLNPGGVWGVLANGWQMTGIVLLQSGMPFAITQTTNFNAFAGFGVQRPNVVTSPDLPSNQRTPAHWFNTNAFRVAPQFTLGNASRNPVRGPNYRDADIALIKHTQLREGTDLEFRAEIFNLTNTPAFAQPNGVVGSSAFGTITATATDPRVTQFGVKLNF from the coding sequence GTGGCTCTGCTCCTGCTCTGGTTGCCAACAAAGATTGTGGTCGCCCAGGTTGGTAGCGCGGATTTGACTGGAGTAGTGTCAGACAGCAGTGGGGCGCTCCTGACGGCTGCGAAGGTAACGGCTAGTGATACACAAACCGGCGTCTCCACTGAGACAACTTCGAGCTTCGGTGGGGTCTACGTCTTCACGAATTTACGTCCAAGCGTTTATGCGGTTACGGCCGAGGCCGCTGGTTTCCAAAAGCTAGTGCGAAGCGGTGTCACTCTCACAACCGGCGAACGGACCCGCCTCGACTTGACGATGGTGGTGGGGAGTGTAAAGGAGAGTGTTACGGTTGCGGGAGACGCGCCTCTCTTGCAAACAGAATCGGGAAGTATCAGTCAGTCCATCGACCATCAGAAAATTGTAGAACTGCCATTGAATGGCAGGACGTTTGTGCAACTGGCGACGTTGTCACCTGGCGTCACCCTTCCACCGGGCACGCTATTGCCCAGAATTAACGGCGGTCGGCCCCGGACGAACGAGTATTTGTTCGACGGAATCAGTGCACTTCAGCCGGAACCGGGCCAGGTGGTGTTCTTCCCCATTATCGACTCAATCCAGGAATTCAACGTCCAAACGAATGCGGTTCCAGCCGAGTTTGGCAGGTTCAACGGAGGGGTAGTCAACCTGTCCACGCGAAGCGGCTCGAACGGATTTCACGGCAGCATTTTTGACTTCTTCCGGAATGAAGCCTTAAACGCTCGGAACTATTTTGCCCCCGTTAAACAGACGAAGCCCGAATTTCGCCGCAATCAGTACGGAGCTGTGCTGGGCGGTCCGATTGTGAAGGACCGTACGTTCTTCTTCGTCGATTACCAGGGTGTCAAGCAGGCCATCGGGACGGTTCGCATCTCGACTGTACCCACCGTGCTCGAACGGCAGGGCAATTTCACGGAGCCCTATGGCACCACGACCCCAGTGCTGTTTGACCCGGCAACGACTGTCAAGACCTCCAGCGGCTTCACACGCTCACCTTTCTCACCTACAAACATCATTTCTTTAACAAGAATAGATCCAGCCGCACTCGCTGTGCTCAATCACTACCCGCTGCCCACCAAGTTGGGAACCGCCAATAATTTCAGTCTCGTTGGAAACGATCAGGACCATCAAAACCAGTTTGATACTCGCGTGGACCACAAGTTTTCCGATCAGGACCAGACTTTTGGGCGTTATTCGTACTTCCACGACGTCGATCAGCCCGTGCCTTTCCTCCCCGATGGAAGTGGAAATATAACCACAGGAGTCATCGGGTTGGCTGACACCCTGGGTCAACAAGCTGTCGGCAATTATCTGCATACATTCGGCGCGAAAACGCTGAACGACTTGCGCGTTGGCTACACTCGGCGCTCATTTCAACGCCGGGGAATCCAACTCGATTCCTCACCTTCGCAGCGTTTGGACATTCCGGGGATCCCGTCAAATGGGGCATTCAACAATGCTCTCCCGGTTTTCAATATCGCTGGCTACCAACAGATAGGATCGCCTTCCAACACGAACTCGAATTTCCGCACGGATGTCACGCAGTTAGCGGACACCGTATCCCATCAAATGGGCAGTCATGCGATGAAGTTTGGACTCGACTTTCGCTGGGAGCGCCTCGATGTCATTCAACCGCCCAACCCCACCGGCGTGTTCCAGTTTTCACAGTTGTTCACCGACAAATCCGGCGCCAAGGGAACCGGCGATCCGCTGGCGAGCTTCCTGCTGGGACAGGTGCAGCAGTTCTCGATTGACCTCCAAGGAAAGGCTGTTCGGCCCCGTGCGCACATCCAGGAATATTTTGTCCAGGACGACTGGAAGGCAACGCGTCGCCTCACAGTGAATGCAGGAGTCCGCTGGACACTGAACTTCCCGTCAACCGAAGTTGACAATCAAGGCGCAATCTTCAACCTAAGGACTCAGCAGCTGGACTATCTGGGACAAAATCACAATCCGCGCACCGCTCGCGAATTGCACTGGCATGATTTTGGCCCGCGAATCGGTCTGTCGTACATGCTCGGTGAAAAGACCGTGGTTCGCTCCGGATACGGACTGGTCTGGATTGAGCAAACCGGCATCACTACCCCATTCACCATTTCACAATTTCCGTTCCTGCAGACGACAAGCCAGCGCAGTTTAGACAACGTTAACCCAGCTTTCGTCCTTTCGAGTGGGCCGAGTGTCGCTCCAATTCCTCTCACCCCGGATGCTGGCCTCGGGCAAAGCGTGTTTACCGTCAATCGAGATCTCGGTTCGGGCTACGCACAACAATGGAATCTAGGTGTTCAACGCGAAGTGACCCGCAACATTTCTTTTGAAGTGGCGTACGTGGGTTCACATATCACGCATGTCGGTATACCCGACGTCAACATTAACCAACTCACAGTGGACCAGTTGGCAGCAGGATCATCGTTATTGAAGAAGGTGCCGAACCCTTTCTTTGGGCAGATACCGCGATCGTCATCGTTAGGAGACCCGAAAATCGCGGTTGCACAGCTGTTGAAACCGTTCCCGGAATTTCTGACCGTAGCGCCCTACCGAAACAACGTCGGCAGCACGGTCTATCATGCATTTGAGGCAAAGCTGGAACAGAGGCTTTCTCGCGGCCTGTCCTATCTCGTCAGCTATACCCATTCCAAGTTGATCGATACAGCATCCTCGGTCTTTGATGCCTCAATCCTCACCGGGCCGATCGCGAACTTTCCGGTTGCCGACAGCTTCAATCTTCGTCGTGAACGGGATTCGTCGACGGGCGACATTCCAAACGTTTTTGTGGCGAGCTCCACCTGGGAAATTCCGGTTGGCCACGGACACGACCTGAATCCCGGTGGCGTTTGGGGTGTACTGGCGAATGGCTGGCAGATGACAGGAATTGTCCTGCTTCAGTCTGGCATGCCCTTCGCCATCACCCAAACGACGAACTTCAATGCCTTTGCCGGATTTGGCGTGCAGCGGCCCAATGTCGTGACTTCACCGGACCTGCCTTCGAACCAGCGCACCCCAGCTCACTGGTTCAACACTAATGCGTTTCGAGTAGCGCCGCAATTCACGCTTGGCAACGCATCCCGAAATCCGGTTCGGGGGCCCAACTACAGGGATGCGGACATTGCCTTGATCAAACACACGCAATTACGGGAAGGGACTGACTTGGAGTTTCGCGCCGAAATCTTCAACCTTACAAATACACCGGCCTTTGCTCAGCCGAATGGTGTGGTGGGGAGTAGCGCCTTCGGGACAATCACGGCTACCGCGACAGACCCTCGCGTGACTCAATTTGGAGTTAAGCTGAACTTCTGA
- a CDS encoding MurR/RpiR family transcriptional regulator, with product MVRPILESPRKYVLLSLRKLARVAGCDPSTLLRILREMGFSGYHEFQRFMHEQSIASTTSLDLVETAGAVKRSALLAKCMRQDLENLRMLGESLEEKRVIHVAKRIHAARRIMIFGGDLATNLTGFLHHALLVIDLPSFLGESPGHAAYLSQHATREDLVFAISFRRGLRQTVDSLIAARSNGAYCVGITDNFVSPIARYANECFIISTESTSLAGSYVAPMAFLNMLLVACANARKKRTIRLLRMADQEQRTGSRWAPEKLEKRGAGADEASRRHSR from the coding sequence ATGGTCCGGCCTATTCTTGAATCGCCTCGTAAGTACGTCCTACTGAGCCTCAGGAAGTTGGCGCGGGTCGCAGGGTGCGATCCAAGCACATTGCTGCGCATCCTTCGCGAAATGGGGTTCAGTGGCTATCACGAGTTCCAGCGCTTTATGCATGAACAATCGATCGCAAGCACCACATCGCTGGACTTAGTGGAAACCGCGGGAGCGGTGAAGCGATCTGCGCTGCTGGCAAAATGCATGCGGCAAGACTTAGAGAATTTGCGCATGTTGGGAGAGTCGCTCGAGGAAAAGCGAGTAATCCACGTGGCAAAGCGGATACATGCGGCTCGGCGGATCATGATTTTCGGAGGCGACCTTGCTACCAACCTCACGGGGTTCTTACACCATGCCTTGTTAGTGATCGACCTGCCCAGTTTTCTGGGAGAGTCTCCAGGCCATGCGGCGTATCTATCGCAGCATGCAACCCGAGAGGACCTCGTATTCGCCATCAGCTTCCGGAGAGGATTACGACAAACCGTAGATAGCCTGATAGCGGCCAGGTCGAACGGCGCCTATTGTGTCGGCATTACGGACAACTTCGTCTCTCCGATTGCTCGCTATGCAAATGAATGCTTCATTATTTCGACAGAAAGTACGTCGCTTGCAGGTTCCTATGTTGCACCCATGGCTTTTCTCAATATGCTTCTCGTCGCCTGTGCCAACGCTCGGAAAAAGCGGACGATCCGCCTTCTCCGAATGGCAGACCAGGAACAGCGCACCGGTTCCCGCTGGGCTCCGGAAAAACTTGAGAAAAGAGGAGCAGGAGCAGATGAGGCGTCTCGGCGACATTCACGCTAA
- a CDS encoding amidohydrolase family protein, with translation MVRKPHAAMSVAVWVGLTFGLMILALSVLGPLALAADRPTVLAITGGMLVDGNGGPPVHDSVVIVEGSKITASGSRGTVGIPNGAKVIDARGMTVMPGLFDAHVHLLIMGHGKYDEYFPKYRSRMRNEIMPASAKELLMHGVTSVRDMGANLEDILSVRDRVNRGELPGPRLFICGPFLQKTLPKVAFHYNMQIQADFRWTVDGPEDARAKVRKLVAAGVDFIKVIQATELTPAELQAIVDEAHKAGKTVATHGMDENELTTVLAAGVDSVEHTGLAPGSLPYSDDIVRTLVAKNTFVDPTGMVIWRYKQATDFPEGRYNAEVEKDYSPDLVQDMEQSYANFTALPYFSDAPGWIQSAPVRWRQLHNAGVRMLVGTDSGTPMNFHVDSTRREMQLLVANGMTPLEVITSATKYPAVMLKKDAELGTIEPGKLADIILVQGNVLEDISNLANVVHVIKGGEIYK, from the coding sequence ATGGTTCGCAAGCCACATGCCGCAATGAGCGTTGCAGTATGGGTCGGACTGACTTTCGGTCTGATGATCCTTGCGCTTTCTGTCCTGGGGCCTCTGGCGCTGGCTGCCGATAGACCCACCGTGCTGGCAATCACTGGCGGAATGCTGGTCGATGGTAATGGAGGTCCGCCGGTCCATGACTCAGTTGTGATTGTGGAGGGCTCCAAGATTACCGCAAGCGGAAGCCGCGGCACCGTCGGCATTCCGAACGGCGCGAAAGTGATCGATGCGCGAGGCATGACCGTCATGCCTGGGCTGTTCGACGCTCATGTGCACCTGCTGATCATGGGCCATGGAAAGTACGACGAATATTTCCCCAAGTATCGCTCCCGGATGCGGAACGAGATCATGCCAGCAAGTGCGAAAGAGTTGCTGATGCACGGTGTCACCAGCGTCCGCGATATGGGAGCGAATCTTGAGGACATTCTGTCGGTCCGTGATCGTGTAAATCGCGGAGAGCTTCCCGGCCCTCGTTTGTTCATTTGCGGTCCATTTCTGCAAAAGACGCTCCCCAAAGTGGCGTTTCACTACAACATGCAGATCCAGGCAGATTTTCGTTGGACTGTCGATGGCCCGGAAGACGCACGTGCCAAGGTGCGGAAGTTGGTTGCAGCGGGAGTCGATTTCATCAAGGTCATACAAGCAACCGAACTTACACCGGCGGAACTCCAGGCCATCGTGGACGAGGCACATAAAGCCGGGAAAACAGTAGCAACTCACGGTATGGACGAAAACGAACTAACAACAGTGCTTGCTGCCGGGGTTGACTCCGTCGAGCACACAGGCTTAGCGCCAGGCTCCTTGCCCTATTCTGACGATATTGTCCGAACGCTCGTCGCAAAGAACACATTTGTGGATCCGACTGGAATGGTGATCTGGCGCTATAAGCAGGCCACCGACTTTCCCGAGGGACGCTACAACGCCGAAGTAGAAAAAGATTACTCCCCTGACCTCGTCCAGGACATGGAGCAGTCTTACGCCAATTTCACAGCCCTTCCCTATTTCTCTGATGCGCCAGGCTGGATTCAAAGCGCGCCCGTGCGCTGGAGACAGCTGCACAACGCCGGGGTACGGATGCTAGTGGGCACCGATTCTGGGACACCGATGAACTTTCACGTAGATTCCACGCGGCGGGAGATGCAACTTCTCGTCGCCAACGGGATGACACCCCTTGAAGTAATCACGTCGGCTACCAAGTATCCGGCAGTGATGCTAAAGAAGGATGCCGAGCTGGGAACGATTGAGCCTGGCAAGCTGGCGGACATCATCCTCGTCCAAGGCAATGTCTTGGAAGATATATCCAATTTGGCAAATGTAGTCCACGTGATTAAGGGTGGCGAAATCTATAAGTAG